In Sulfitobacter sp. LCG007, the sequence AGCCCAGCAAAGGGCGAAAGATAAGTCGCGCAGGAATTTTTCGGAGCTTCTTGAGGTAATCCTCGACCCCGCATTAAAAGGAGAGGCGGCCCCGCTAGCCCTGTCGTTGGCCCATTTCCTGACAGATCGCATACGACCTGAAGCCCATGAGGTCCAATCTTGGGTGCGAAGGATCCTCCATCAAGTTTCGGACTTGTCCAGCCCGGAAGCTGACACGATTGTTGCCACTGCCTTGCTCTATCACGGCACGCTTCAAGAGGGGTCAAGCCCAATCATGTCGCGGCGTTTCTTCCTCAAAAGGGGCGTCGATCTCAACAAGGTGAACCTAGATCCCGACTGCATTCCGGCATTTATAGAGGTGCTCAATCCGCAGGTAGACTTGGTGGCGGAGTTATACAGGGCGCAACTCGCCGTTACCATTGGGGAGCAAATTCATTCCTATCTTGAGGCGGTCGCGGGCCGCGGGCCTGACGATGGGTTCGACAGCCTGAAAAAGTCTCCTCATTGGCCAAGACTCCTTCGTGCTCTCCATAACCCAAACGATTTCGCCAAGATATCCGTTGTGGAAGAGGCGACGGGTCTTTGCCCGCGGAAGCACATTCTTCTGCCCAGTGCAAAAAGGTCCGCCTTGAAGTCCGAAGGGGTCGCGGTATGCGATTGCTGCGGCCGCGTCATCCTCAACAAGGATTGCTAACCATGCCGTCAGTCGAGGACATGCTGATTGAAGCTCGCCAGCAACTTGAAGCGCGGCCAGTAGCAGCCTCAAGGATGGCAATTGGTGGTGTCGACCCGCTAGGCCTAAGGCAAATCAACTTCGATCTGATGGATCAGGTACTTCCCGATCTGAACAACGTGGCTCGGCATGTCCGTCCTTACATCGTCATGGCTTGGGCGTGGCGTCGGGTCAGAACAATCGTGAAGTCCACCGGAATTAAAGGGGCCGAAGACGAACAGATGCGCGATTTTGTCGATCGCCTCGAAGCAATTTATGCATGGTCGCAATTCTTGCACATGCCTCAGAGTGACCTTCCTGGACGACAAGCCATTCAGGAGTTGATGGCCACACCCAAATACCACTTCGGTGGTGCCCGATGGGTGGCACGCAGAGACATGCGACGTGAATCCACTGGAATTATTTCGCCGCTGAATTACGGACCAAGCCTTCGGACACTCGGATGGCTGTTTCCGGTCGTGTCCGGGGTCGGCGTATTTCAGCCCGATCCGGACCTCGACCCGGTGCTCGACGAATTCGAAGACGCCATTCGTACCGAGCTGACACATGACGCGTTCAATAAGTTTGGCCCAGTCACGGTATCGCGAGAAGATGCAGCCCGATGGGGAAAGTTGTGGGCACTGGACGGGGTCACCGAAGGAGAACGAGAGGTCGCATTTGCTCGTTTGGGTGGCGCTCGCGCGTCGAGTGTCCGCCGCAAGGGAATTGCCCTGATTATAGCCGCGCATAAGGACCTGGCGGAGTCCGCGCCGACAGCTGACGCATTGCGCACTCGGATGGCGGACCTGCCGGCGTCTTGGCGCGAGGCGGCGCTTCGTCCGGAGATATCGACGCAATGGCGAGAGCTCCAGGTCAGACAGCTGTTTCGCCTCACTCTCGAAGGTTTGTTTTTCTGGACGGTCGGCACGTTGGTGAAAGGGCCGATGACAACGCGACAGATTGCGCGCTCGTTCCTCGAGGAGCTCAGCGCAGGTTCTGACCTCCCAAAATCAGCTGTAAGTTGGGTGCCCGGGACCGGGCTTGCCGGAAACCCGGTCACACTCCTGCGAGACATGCAGACTGAACTGCAAAGACGACCACGTGATCCTTCGCAACTTGTTGCGGCTCTTATTCACGGATTGGCATTCAGCTTGGCCGAGGCACCGAGAGAGGCGCATCAGTTTGAAAGCTCAGACAGGCTCCCGTTGGCGCGCGCTCGAAAAGACGCCGATTCCTGGAAACATCTGGCTCTAAGCGAATTTCTTATTCGGCTGATCGAGAACTGGATCATGGCTCAACACGCCTATTGGTCGGTCGGGAGGGGCCTTGCCGATGCAAGAACCCGTGGGAAGCAGATCATGCGTCTGCGCATCGTTATGGATGAAGGCGGGTGGACATTGACCCCCGGCACGACAACGATGGGAAATCCGCCCCAGCCAACACCTGATCGGCTTGAAACGGCGGTCAGTCTCCTGACCGAGTGCCGTCGGTTTGAGGAGATCAATCCCTGACGAAGTTCCGTGGTAAGTCGACGCGGATTCACCATGTATTGCAATGGGCCAAGTGGGCGTGCCGAAGTGGCCCCGTCTCCGACACGCCCCGAATGGAACGCGGCCGCCTGCGCGACCGCGCGGCCGGCGAAAGCTCAAGCCAGCCTGGTGGGCTCCGAGCGGGTTCGCCGCCATCCCCACCGCCGCGCTCGATCCGGCCCACAGTCCGGCGTCTCCTGCGGTCCCCGCGCTTATCGGGTCCGGGTCCCCTTCATTCGCCGCGAACGGCTACCCGGCGTCGGCGGCCTCGGCCGGCGTGATCTCGGTGATCGTCTGGAACTCGCCGAGGAACTCGGGATGATTCTGCGCCAGGTAGCGCACGACCCGGGCGTTCCCGAGCAGCTTGCCGACATAGCCCTTGATCACGGTCAGATGCAGGTGGTCCTGGCCGTAGGTGTCCTGGATCGAGGCGATCCCCTCCTGCAGGCGGGCCAGTTCCTGTTCCATGCGCGCCATCGCCTCGGGCGTAATCCCCTTGACCTTCTTTGGCTTGGAGGACTCGACCAATTGGGCCTGCGGCGTTCCCGCGAGGATCGCGTTCACGTAGGCGACGGAGTAGTTGTTCGCGTTGACCAGCAGTTCGGCCGCCTCGATCTGGCGCATGGTCTTCATTTTGCGAAGCGCGTCGAACACCGCGCCGGTCGCGGGTTTGTCTTTCAGGATCGCAACCGCTTCCTCGCAGATACCGTCCAGCAGGCGCACCTTGCGCCGGATGCTGCTCATGTTGAGATCAAGCGCGAGCGCGATCTTTTCCTCTGGCACGCCGCGCTCGATCGCCTTGCGGATCATCTTGTGTTCCTGGATCGGGGCGAGGCGGCTGACCTGTCTATTGTAGGTGAAGGCCTCGTCGTCGGTGGAAACGAGGCATTCCACCTCGCTCTTGCCCGCGTCCTTTAGCGCCTCGATCCGCAGGTGGCCGTCCAGCAGCAACCAGGTCGCGGACTTGTCCGGATTTCGGACGACGACGGGCGGCTCGACGATCCCGATCTGGGCGATGGAGGCCACGATCTGTCGGTACTTCCGGCTGGATTTCGCGGACTTGCCAAGAGCGCGCAGCGGCAGGATCGCGTCGATGGGGAGCGTGATGCAGTCGTCCTCGAACCCGAGCGTGACGCTCTTCGGGGCGTTGCGAGCGTCGCGTTTCATGTGGATGCCCCCTCAGTCATGGACCGCGCGAGATCGGCGGGCATCGTCTCAAGCCCCTCCGCCCTGAGCAGGGTCATGAAATGGCCGTCCGCGCAGAGCTTGCGGAAGGCCTCGCGCACGAACATCAGCCGGCTCTGGGTGAGCTCAGCCTTCTTGATCAGAAGCTTCTGGCGCGTGGCTTCCTGCTGATACGCCCGGACAAGGCCCTCGCTCGTCAGCGTCCGTTTCGGAGGCTTGCGTCCGAGTTGGTTGCTGTGGAGCTGCGGGCCGCGCAGTTCGCGCTGCTGGATCAGGCGGCGCACGAGCGCCAGCTTCCGTCCCCGCAGCTTGTTCTGGGTGTAGGCGTCCATCAGCGCCTTCTGCGCCCCCTTCACGTCTGTCTTGGAGATCTGGATCGCGAGATTCAGCGGGAGGACGCCGGTCTCCACGGCCGAGACCAGGCGCTCCTCGCCTTTCTCCAACAGGCCGGCGATCATGTTCACATATTCAGTGGACACGCCGATCTTCTCCCCGATCTGGCGGTCGTTGTAGCCGCGCTCGCGGAGAGCGCCGATCTCGCGCATCAGGTCGATGGGGTTGTGCTGCCTCCGCGCGCAGTTCTCCACGAGACTCATCACGAGGCAATCGCTCTCGTCGGCCTCGATCACGATGGCGGGAATGCGGTCTTGCTTCAGTTCGATGAAGGCCTCGAGGCGGCCCTGACCGCAGACGAGGTCGTACTCCTGCGGATCGGTCCCGGGGCGCGGTGCCACGGTGATCGGGCGCTTCAGGCCGATGCGCGCGATGTTCTCCACCATCGCCTCGAAGGTGCGCCGATTTCGGACGCGGGGGTTGAGGACCCTAACCCTGTCGGTCGGGATCAGGGTTACCTGCTTTTGGCTCGTTGGCTCCAAGTCGTCGGGCATCACGCCACCTCCGCGATCCTCGCCCGCGAGGCGAGCGCGTAGAAGAAATCGAGCGTGTCGAACCGGTACGCATCGAGCGCGAGCCCGTTCTGCTCGGCGATTTTCAGTTTCCCGAAGGTCATGTCGATGCTGGGCAGCACGTAGTAGTCGCGCGGCGCCTCGTTCGCCTCGTCCATGCGCACGGCGATTGTGATGTCCGGCACGAGGCCAGTGTCGAGGCGGATACGCCAGCGCAGCGACCCGGCCGCCGTCGCCGTGCAGCGGGCCAACACGATTGACACGGTAAACTCGTCGTTGATGCGAACGAGCTCAGTATCCGGGTCCTGCACAGCCCGCCCGCTGTGCCGCGTGACCCCGGCGATGATCTCGGCCACGATCTGCGGATGCGCCTGCCGCAGCGCCCGGTTCACCTCGATGTAGCTGTAGTCGCGATCCGGCTCGTAGCCGATCAGCCGGTAGGCGCGCAGAAGGCTGCCAAAGCGGCTGCGATAGGCGCTGGAGGATGGTAGGTCGTCCTCCTCGTCGATGATCAGGCCCGACAGCATGCCCTGTCGCTGGAGGATCGCGCGCAGCGCGTCGAGCAGTTCCTCGTCCGAGAAATGGCGGCTGCGGGCATCCACGATCTCTCGCGCAAGCAGGAAGAGCGCCTGATCGACGATGGCGGGATAGGCGCCCTCCGCGCGGATCCACATTTCGCGCGGGTTCACCACGCGGCGCTGCTTCAGCTTGAACGACACCTTCGCGAAGACATTGTTTCCGACGTATTTTTCGTTGGTCAGCACCTGATGCACCGTTGCCCGGCTCCACGGCCGGTCGAGATCGGTGCGGTGACCTTCGGCGTTCAGGACCTCCGCGATCTCGCGCTCGGCACGCCCCTCGTTCACGAACATCTCGTACATGCGCTGGACGACGTGCTGTTCCTCCTCGGGGCCGGGGACGAGGATCACGCGGTCGGTCTGAAGGCTCTTTTGCTCGCCGCGGGACAGTTCGCCCTTGGGGTTTCCGTGCTCGTCGATCAGCACCCGCCGCAG encodes:
- a CDS encoding plasmid partitioning protein RepB C-terminal domain-containing protein, encoding MKRDARNAPKSVTLGFEDDCITLPIDAILPLRALGKSAKSSRKYRQIVASIAQIGIVEPPVVVRNPDKSATWLLLDGHLRIEALKDAGKSEVECLVSTDDEAFTYNRQVSRLAPIQEHKMIRKAIERGVPEEKIALALDLNMSSIRRKVRLLDGICEEAVAILKDKPATGAVFDALRKMKTMRQIEAAELLVNANNYSVAYVNAILAGTPQAQLVESSKPKKVKGITPEAMARMEQELARLQEGIASIQDTYGQDHLHLTVIKGYVGKLLGNARVVRYLAQNHPEFLGEFQTITEITPAEAADAG
- a CDS encoding plasmid partitioning protein RepB C-terminal domain-containing protein — translated: MPDDLEPTSQKQVTLIPTDRVRVLNPRVRNRRTFEAMVENIARIGLKRPITVAPRPGTDPQEYDLVCGQGRLEAFIELKQDRIPAIVIEADESDCLVMSLVENCARRQHNPIDLMREIGALRERGYNDRQIGEKIGVSTEYVNMIAGLLEKGEERLVSAVETGVLPLNLAIQISKTDVKGAQKALMDAYTQNKLRGRKLALVRRLIQQRELRGPQLHSNQLGRKPPKRTLTSEGLVRAYQQEATRQKLLIKKAELTQSRLMFVREAFRKLCADGHFMTLLRAEGLETMPADLARSMTEGAST
- a CDS encoding recombinase family protein, translating into MRGREANRETGASQSEPDVPAVAYVRMSTDHQKYSTENQLDVIRSYAAARGLQILRIFEDSGRSGLRLDGREALQNLMGEVQSGQADFKAILVYDVSRWGRFQDADEGAYHEHVCFRAGIRVHYCGEQFENDGSIGSNLLKTVKRVMAGEYSRELSVKVFAGQCRLVEMGYRQGGAAGYGLRRVLIDEHGNPKGELSRGEQKSLQTDRVILVPGPEEEQHVVQRMYEMFVNEGRAEREIAEVLNAEGHRTDLDRPWSRATVHQVLTNEKYVGNNVFAKVSFKLKQRRVVNPREMWIRAEGAYPAIVDQALFLLAREIVDARSRHFSDEELLDALRAILQRQGMLSGLIIDEEDDLPSSSAYRSRFGSLLRAYRLIGYEPDRDYSYIEVNRALRQAHPQIVAEIIAGVTRHSGRAVQDPDTELVRINDEFTVSIVLARCTATAAGSLRWRIRLDTGLVPDITIAVRMDEANEAPRDYYVLPSIDMTFGKLKIAEQNGLALDAYRFDTLDFFYALASRARIAEVA